The proteins below are encoded in one region of Populus alba chromosome 2, ASM523922v2, whole genome shotgun sequence:
- the LOC118049882 gene encoding transcriptional corepressor LEUNIG_HOMOLOG isoform X4: MAQQSNWEADKMLDVYIHDYLLKRKLHNSAKAFMAEGKVATDPVAIDAPGGFLFEWWSVFWDIFIARTNEKHSDAAAAYIEAQQSKTREQQQMQMQQLQLMQHRNAQMQRRDPSHPALSSSLNAMNPEGMMGQPSASVLAMKMYEERMKHPHSMDSETSPALIDANRLSLLKSPTVQQGQLAQGNSGNMSALQQIQARTPLITDIKSEINLGPTQKSLPMDPSSIYGQAFLQSKSGLGGAGLNQGVTGLPPLKGWPLTGIEHLRPSLGGQMQKPNLQTQNQFLLASQQQQVLAQAQAQSNLGNSANYGDLDPRRLSQLPRSSLNAKDGQSTRNDGSICSPVQSSSPKIKMTQMQHPSSQQQEQLQQQQQTNRKRKQHSSSGPANSTCTGNTVGPSPNSPPSTHTPGDGMPTTSSFQHAKSVPKSLMMYGPEGTGSLASSSNILEDMDRFGEIAALDDSIEQFLAHDGDGRDLYGIAKQSLSENQKNSSKGFTFGEVGCIRTRNSKVTCCHFSSDGKLLASAGHDKKVVLWNMDNLQTENTTEEHKLVITDVRFRPNSSQLATSSFDKSVRLWDANNPSYCLHEYTGHSSPIMSLDFHPKKTDLFCFSDYDNEIHYWNINPFTSVRVSKGGNAQVRFQPRVGHLLAAASDKVVTIFDVEADRQIHSFQGHSEMVNYICWDSAGDILASVSQNLVKIWSMASGECIQELSSNGNQFHSCVFHPSYSTLLVIGGISISPVIPWLRHWFMVVVMLVHK; the protein is encoded by the exons ATGGCGCAGCAGAGTAATTGGGAAGCAGATAAGAT GCTTGATGTATATATTCATGATTATTTGCTGAAGAGAAAATTGCATAATTCTGCGAAAGCTTTTATGGCGGAAGGGAAGGTTGCCACTGATCCAGTAG caatTGATGCACCTGGAGGATTTCTGTTTGAATGGTGGTCTGTCTTCTGGGATATTTTTATAGCAAGGACCAATGAAAAACATTCTGACGCTGCTGCGGCATATATAGAG GCACAACAAAGTAAGACAAGGGAGCAACAACAGATGCAAATGCAGCAATTGCAACTCATGCAGCATCGCAATGCTCAGATGCAGCGAAGGGATCCTAGTCATCCAGCTCTTTCTAGTTCTCTAAATGCTATGAACCCTGAAGGGATGATGGGGCAGCCATCAGCCAGTGTATTGGCTATGAAAATGTATGAAGAACGGATGAAACACCCTCACTCTATGGACTCTGAGACATCACCAGCTCTAATCGATGCCAATAGGCTGTCCCTGCTTAAATCACCAACTGTTCAACAAGG CCAGCTAGCACAGGGTAATTCTGGGAACATGTCGGCTTTGCAGCAAATCCAGGCTCGAACTCCACTGATAACT GACATCAAAAGTGAGATTAATTTGGGCCCAACTCAGAAAAGTTTGCCTATGGATCCCTCGTCAATCTATGGACAGGCATTTTTGCAATCAAAGTCTGGTCTAGGTGGAGCAG GACTAAATCAAGGTGTCACTGGTCTTCCTCCATTGAAGGGCTGGCCACTAACT GGAATCGAGCATTTACGGCCAAGTTTGGGTGGACAAATGCAGAAGCCTAATCTGCAGACTCAAAATCAGTTTCTTTTGGCTTCACAACAACAGCAGGTCTTGGCACAGGCTCAAGCACAAAGCAACCTTGGAAATTCAGCTAACTATGGAGACTTGGATCCACGAAGGCTAAGTCAGTTGCCTAGGAGTAGCTTGAATGCAAAAGATGGCCAGTCCACGAGAAATGACGGGTCTATATGTTCTCCAGTTCAATCAAGTTCACCAAAG ATTAAGATGACCCAGATGCAGCACCCTTCGTCTCAACAGCAGGAGCaattgcagcagcagcag CAGACTAACAGGAAAAGGAAGCAACACTCCTCTTCTGGACCTGCTAACAGCACCTGTACAGGAAATACAGTGGGTCCATCACCCAACTCTCCTCCATCAACTCATACCCCTGGTGATGGAATGCCAACAACCAGTAGTTTTCAGCATGCTAAAAGTGTGCCAAAAAGCTTGATGATGTATGGTCCAGAGGGGACAGGAAGTCTTGCATCATCTTCCAATATACtg GAAGACATGGATCGTTTTGGAGAAATTGCTGCTCTAGATGATAGCATTGAACAGTTTCTTGCACACGATGGAGATGGAAGGGACTTGTATGGAATAGCAAAGCAAAGTCTCAGTGAGAACCAAAAGAATTCTTCTAAAG GTTTTACTTTTGGTGAGGTTGGCTGCATACGGACAAGAAATAGCAAGGTCACTTGCTGTCATTTTTCTTCAGATGGAAAGTTGCTGGCCAGTGCTGGACATGACAAGAAG GTTGTCCTGTGGAACATGGATAACCTGCAAACAGAGAACACCACTGAAGAGCATAAATTAGTCATCACAGATGTTCGTTTTAGGCCAAATTCGTCTCAGTTGGCTACATCTTCATTTGATAAATCTGTGCGATTATGGGATGCAAACAAT CCGAGCTATTGTTTGCATGAGTATACAGGGCATAGTTCACCTATCATGTCTCTAGACTTCCACCCCAAGAAAACTGATCTTTTCTGTTTTAGTGACTATGACAACGAGATTCATTACTGGAACATCAATCCATTCACAAGTGTTCGTGTCTCTAAG GGAGGCAATGCACAAGTGAGATTTCAACCTAGAGTTGGACATCTACTAGCTGCAGCGTCAGATAAAGTGGTGACCATCTTTGATGTCGAAGCTGATAGGCAGATTCACTCATTCCAG GGGCATTCTGAAATGGTAAACTACATATGCTGGGATTCAGCTGGAGATATTTTGGCTTCGGTCAGTCAGAACTTGGTGAAGATTTGGTCGATGGCCTCAGGGGAGTGCATTCAAGAGCTCAGCTCCAATGGGAACCAGTTTCATTCTTGTGTTTTCCATCCAAGTTACTCCACTCTCTTGGTTATTGGAGGAATCTCA ATATCACCTGTCATTCCATGGTTAAGACATTGGTTCATGGTAGTAGTGATGTTAGTACACAAATAG